Proteins encoded in a region of the Thunnus thynnus chromosome 8, fThuThy2.1, whole genome shotgun sequence genome:
- the LOC137187340 gene encoding complement factor H-related protein 2-like → MDVSASQNELLGCETPPFLGNGDIKDTMKTHYSHTERVEYVCQKYYIMEGEPSRTCINGEWTGQMRCLKPCTVTADDIRHQNIAFKYRDANKMYSTHDDVIEFKCTKGQPVNNVGLRQKCNDGVLLLPSCQ, encoded by the exons ATGGACGTTTCGGCATCACAGAATG AGCTTTTGGGTTGCGAGACACCACCATTTCTTGGCAACGGAGACATCAAGGACACTATGAAAACTCATTACAGCCATACTGAAAGGGTTGAATACGTGTGTCAGAAATACTACATCATGGAGGGTGAACCTAGCAGAACCTGCATCAACGGTGAATGGACCGGACAGATGAGATGCCTCA AACCCTGCACCGTGACAGCTGATGACATAAGGCATCAAAATATTGCATTCAAATATAGAGATGccaacaaaatgtattcaactCATGACGATGTAATTGAGTTCAAGTGCACCAAAGGACAACCTGTCAACAACGTGGGACTGCGTCAGAAGTGTAATGATGGTGTGTTGCTCCTGCCCTCATGCCAATAA
- the LOC137187339 gene encoding complement factor H-related protein 3-like: MRFFHLLWLFILWLNMDKSLQQNAVRCELTLPALKGTTYDPASRSFFLPGTTVRVICGEKYGITTRQDLSAVSTCQDNGQWDIRPICHEVTCPNQKHRYVHYWNVVWWQRMTLGDTTSYICRSGYKKTDGADKLTCTRDGWNPDPPCQEITCDKPEIENGYVLGEIQMYKEDDILDFACNPKYKPSEEILSKCIKIGNTTNWSPTPVCESVRCELTLPALKGTMYDPAHRSFFPPGTTVRVICGEKYGITTRRDPSAVSTCQDNGQWDIRPICHEVTCPNQKHRDVHYWNVYWMQRITLGDTTSYICRSGYKKTDGADKLTCTRDGWSPDPPCQELLGCGTPPFLANGDIKYTIKSQYSHNERVEYMCQSHYTMEGEPHKTCINGEWTGQMRCLKPCILNEDDTRQHNITLKSSDNKYFHHDEIIEFRCARGVPVGEVALSQRCNGGVVLLPTCQ, from the exons ATGAGATTCTTTCACCTTCTTTGGCTCTTTATCCTGTGGCTGAACATGGATAAATCTTTACAACAGAATG CAGTAAGATGTGAACTGACGCTGCCGGCACTCAAAGGAACCACGTATGACCCTGCTTCCAGAAGTTTTTTTCTACCTGGTACCACAGTAAGGGTCATATGTGGAGAGAAGTATGGGATTACTACCCGTCAGGACCTCTCAGCAGTGTCTACTTGCCAAGACAATGGACAGTGGGACATCAGACCGATATGCCACG AGGTTACATGCCCCAATCAAAAACACCGATATGTGCATTACTGGAATGTCGTTTGGTGGCAGAGAATGACATTGGGTGACACTACAAGCTATATCTGTAGGTCAGGGTACAAGAAAACAGATGGCGCTGATAAGCTCACATGCACCAGAGATGGGTGGAATCCAGATCCACCTTGTCAAG AGATTACATGTGATAAACCTGAGATTGAAAATGGTTATGTGCTTGGAGAAATCCAAATGTACAAAGAAGATGACATCTTGGATTTTGCATGCAATCCTAAATATAAACCCAGTGAAGAAATACTttcaaaatgcataaaaataggaaacacaacaaactgGAGCCCCACacctgtgtgtgaat CAGTAAGATGTGAACTGACGCTGCCGGCACTCAAAGGAACCATGTATGACCCTGCTCACAGAAGTTTTTTTCCACCTGGTACCACAGTAAGGGTCATATGTGGAGAGAAGTATGGGATTACTACCCGTCGGGACCCCTCAGCGGTGTCTACTTGCCAAGACAACGGACAGTGGGACATCAGACCTATATGCCACG AGGTTACATGCCCCAATCAAAAACACCGAGATGTGCATTACTGGAATGTCTATTGGATGCAGAGAATAACATTGGGTGACACTACAAGCTATATCTGTAGGTCAGGGTACAAGAAAACAGATGGCGCTGATAAGCTCACATGCACCAGAGATGGGTGGAGTCCAGATCCACCTTGTCAAG AGCTTTTGGGTTGTGGGACACCACCATTCCTTGCCAATGGAGACATCAAGTATACCATAAAAAGTCAGTACAGCCATAATGAAAGGGTTGAATACATGTGTCAGAGTCACTACACCATGGAGGGTGAACCTCACAAAACCTGCATCAATGGTGAATGGACCGGACAGATGAGATGCCTCA AACCCTGTATTTTGAATGAAGACGACACTAGACAACATAACATTACTCTCAAATCTAGtgacaataaatattttcatcatgATGAAATAATTGAGTTCAGGTGTGCCAGAGGAGTACCTGTCGGTGAGGTGGCATTAAGTCAGAGGTGTAATGGTGGTGTGGTTCTGCTGCCTACTTGCCAGTAA